The proteins below are encoded in one region of Dasypus novemcinctus isolate mDasNov1 chromosome 13, mDasNov1.1.hap2, whole genome shotgun sequence:
- the CD1D gene encoding antigen-presenting glycoprotein CD1d isoform X1, with protein sequence MRCKLFLLLWGLPQVWGSSKVPQGNFPFRCLQSLSFASSSWTRTDASAWLGDLQTHSWSNDSEDIRFLQPWSQSNFSDPQWEELQRLFRVYRSSLIRDIQDFIKILHSTYPIEVQVSAGCEVQPGSASESFFHGALQGKDFLSFQGTSWKPAPGAPLGAQVVSEVLNQDQGTLEIVQWLLNDICPQFVGGLLEAGKSELEKQVKPEAWLSSGPSPGPGRLLLVCHVSGFYPKPVWVMWMRGEQEQPDSQQGDILPNSDGTWRLRVTLDVAAGEVADLSCRVRHSSLGGQDIILSWADGGRTPVGLIVLAVLVTLGLIVGLILWFKKRSFYQGL encoded by the exons ATGAGGTGCAAGCTGTTTCTGCTGCTGTGGGGGCTCCCCCAAGTTTGGGGAAGTTCTAAAG TTCCGCAAGGCAATTTCCCGTTCCGCTGCCTCCAGAGCTTGTCCTTCGCCAGCAGCAGCTGGACGCGCACAGACGCCTCCGCGTGgcttggggatctgcagacccaCAGTTGGAGCAATGACTCGGAAGACATCCGCTTCCTGCAACCTTGGTCCCAGAGCAACTTCAGCGACCCTCAGTGGGAGGAGCTGCAGCGTTTATTTCGGGTTTATCGAAGCAGCCTCATTAGGGACATTCAGGATTTCATCAAAATACTGCATTCAACCT ATCCCATTGAGGTCCAGGTGTCTGCTGGCTGTGAGGTGCAACCTGGGAGTGCTTCAGAAAGCTTCTTCCATGGAGCGCTTCAAGGAAAAGATTTCCTGAGTTTCCAAGGAACTTCATGGAAGCCTGCTCCAGGGGCCCCACTTGGGGCCCAGGTGGTCAGTGAAGTGCTCAACCAGGACCAAGGGACTCTGGAAATAGTGCAGTGGCTCCTCAATGACATCTGTCCCCAATTTGTCGGTGGCCTCCTTGAGGCAGGGAAGTCAGAACTGGAAAAGCAAG TGAAGCCGGAGGCCTGGCTGTCCAGTGGCCCCAGTCCTGGTCCTGGCCGTCTACTGCTGGTGTGTCACGTCTCAGGATTCTACCCTAAGCCCGTGTGGGTGATGTGGATGCGGGGTGAGCAGGAACAACCCGACAGTCAGCAAGGCGACATCCTGCCCAACTCTGATGGGACATGGAGGCTCCGAGTGACCCTGGACGTGGCAGCTGGGGAGGTGGCTGACCTGTCCTGCCGAGTAAGGCACAGCAGTCTAGGTGGCCAGGACATTATCCTCTCCTGGG CAGATGGAGGCCGCACTCCCGTGGGCTTGATCGTCCTGGCAGTCCTGGTGACTCTCGGGCTCATTGTAGGTTTAATCTTGTGGTTTAAGAAGCGCAG CTTCTATCAAGGTTTGTGA
- the CD1D gene encoding antigen-presenting glycoprotein CD1d isoform X2, whose product MRCKLFLLLWGLPQVWGSSKVPQGNFPFRCLQSLSFASSSWTRTDASAWLGDLQTHSWSNDSEDIRFLQPWSQSNFSDPQWEELQRLFRVYRSSLIRDIQDFIKILHSTYPIEVQVSAGCEVQPGSASESFFHGALQGKDFLSFQGTSWKPAPGAPLGAQVVSEVLNQDQGTLEIVQWLLNDICPQFVGGLLEAGKSELEKQVKPEAWLSSGPSPGPGRLLLVCHVSGFYPKPVWVMWMRGEQEQPDSQQGDILPNSDGTWRLRVTLDVAAGEVADLSCRVRHSSLGGQDIILSWDGGRTPVGLIVLAVLVTLGLIVGLILWFKKRSFYQGL is encoded by the exons ATGAGGTGCAAGCTGTTTCTGCTGCTGTGGGGGCTCCCCCAAGTTTGGGGAAGTTCTAAAG TTCCGCAAGGCAATTTCCCGTTCCGCTGCCTCCAGAGCTTGTCCTTCGCCAGCAGCAGCTGGACGCGCACAGACGCCTCCGCGTGgcttggggatctgcagacccaCAGTTGGAGCAATGACTCGGAAGACATCCGCTTCCTGCAACCTTGGTCCCAGAGCAACTTCAGCGACCCTCAGTGGGAGGAGCTGCAGCGTTTATTTCGGGTTTATCGAAGCAGCCTCATTAGGGACATTCAGGATTTCATCAAAATACTGCATTCAACCT ATCCCATTGAGGTCCAGGTGTCTGCTGGCTGTGAGGTGCAACCTGGGAGTGCTTCAGAAAGCTTCTTCCATGGAGCGCTTCAAGGAAAAGATTTCCTGAGTTTCCAAGGAACTTCATGGAAGCCTGCTCCAGGGGCCCCACTTGGGGCCCAGGTGGTCAGTGAAGTGCTCAACCAGGACCAAGGGACTCTGGAAATAGTGCAGTGGCTCCTCAATGACATCTGTCCCCAATTTGTCGGTGGCCTCCTTGAGGCAGGGAAGTCAGAACTGGAAAAGCAAG TGAAGCCGGAGGCCTGGCTGTCCAGTGGCCCCAGTCCTGGTCCTGGCCGTCTACTGCTGGTGTGTCACGTCTCAGGATTCTACCCTAAGCCCGTGTGGGTGATGTGGATGCGGGGTGAGCAGGAACAACCCGACAGTCAGCAAGGCGACATCCTGCCCAACTCTGATGGGACATGGAGGCTCCGAGTGACCCTGGACGTGGCAGCTGGGGAGGTGGCTGACCTGTCCTGCCGAGTAAGGCACAGCAGTCTAGGTGGCCAGGACATTATCCTCTCCTGGG ATGGAGGCCGCACTCCCGTGGGCTTGATCGTCCTGGCAGTCCTGGTGACTCTCGGGCTCATTGTAGGTTTAATCTTGTGGTTTAAGAAGCGCAG CTTCTATCAAGGTTTGTGA
- the CD1D gene encoding antigen-presenting glycoprotein CD1d isoform X3, with protein MRCKLFLLLWGLPQVWGSSKVPQGNFPFRCLQSLSFASSSWTRTDASAWLGDLQTHSWSNDSEDIRFLQPWSQSNFSDPQWEELQRLFRVYRSSLIRDIQDFIKILHSTYPIEVQVSAGCEVQPGSASESFFHGALQGKDFLSFQGTSWKPAPGAPLGAQVVSEVLNQDQGTLEIVQWLLNDICPQFVGGLLEAGKSELEKQVKPEAWLSSGPSPGPGRLLLVCHVSGFYPKPVWVMWMRGEQEQPDSQQGDILPNSDGTWRLRVTLDVAAGEVADLSCRVRHSSLGGQDIILSWADGGRTPVGLIVLAVLVTLGLIVGLILWFKKRR; from the exons ATGAGGTGCAAGCTGTTTCTGCTGCTGTGGGGGCTCCCCCAAGTTTGGGGAAGTTCTAAAG TTCCGCAAGGCAATTTCCCGTTCCGCTGCCTCCAGAGCTTGTCCTTCGCCAGCAGCAGCTGGACGCGCACAGACGCCTCCGCGTGgcttggggatctgcagacccaCAGTTGGAGCAATGACTCGGAAGACATCCGCTTCCTGCAACCTTGGTCCCAGAGCAACTTCAGCGACCCTCAGTGGGAGGAGCTGCAGCGTTTATTTCGGGTTTATCGAAGCAGCCTCATTAGGGACATTCAGGATTTCATCAAAATACTGCATTCAACCT ATCCCATTGAGGTCCAGGTGTCTGCTGGCTGTGAGGTGCAACCTGGGAGTGCTTCAGAAAGCTTCTTCCATGGAGCGCTTCAAGGAAAAGATTTCCTGAGTTTCCAAGGAACTTCATGGAAGCCTGCTCCAGGGGCCCCACTTGGGGCCCAGGTGGTCAGTGAAGTGCTCAACCAGGACCAAGGGACTCTGGAAATAGTGCAGTGGCTCCTCAATGACATCTGTCCCCAATTTGTCGGTGGCCTCCTTGAGGCAGGGAAGTCAGAACTGGAAAAGCAAG TGAAGCCGGAGGCCTGGCTGTCCAGTGGCCCCAGTCCTGGTCCTGGCCGTCTACTGCTGGTGTGTCACGTCTCAGGATTCTACCCTAAGCCCGTGTGGGTGATGTGGATGCGGGGTGAGCAGGAACAACCCGACAGTCAGCAAGGCGACATCCTGCCCAACTCTGATGGGACATGGAGGCTCCGAGTGACCCTGGACGTGGCAGCTGGGGAGGTGGCTGACCTGTCCTGCCGAGTAAGGCACAGCAGTCTAGGTGGCCAGGACATTATCCTCTCCTGGG CAGATGGAGGCCGCACTCCCGTGGGCTTGATCGTCCTGGCAGTCCTGGTGACTCTCGGGCTCATTGTAGGTTTAATCTTGTGGTTTAAGAAGCGCAGGTGA